The genomic stretch AATGTATAGCCCAAATTATAgcattttcaaacatttttttccctctgaCTTATAATCCGCTTTGAATGACCATTTCAAGTCACTCTTCCTTTTCCAGTAACGTTTGTGTCTTTGCCTCGGTTTAAAACGCACACTCAGAAGATGCCAAAATTCTCCAAGGCAGAGTCTACTGTTCCTCAATGGGACACAATGCTATCCGTCTCTTTAGTTCTCTGTCTTCATTCGGCATTCCTGAGAAGTAGTCTGAACACTTCACAAGTTTTGGTGCTGAAATATtttgaagtaaaaaaacaaaaaagttagaaATGTTCCTATTCAATGTCCAATTCAACAACATTTTGGGAGATATtcattaggcaccagcagggattGCCTGATGTCAGATACAGTGCTTGCTGGCTGTAAaagcactaccccccccccccccccccccagccaccttCTTCAACACATCCGGCACCTTATAGTGGATTTTCTGGTGTCCTCAGTGTATGGCTCCAGGCGTGTCACCTGACTCAcatcgggtcaggtgacatgccaggagCTATGTATAAAAAGCCGCTGGGAGGTGCAGGATGCGTTGGAGAAGCCGGCACGACACTTGGCCAGTATTTCTTGCTATTAAAACCTCattcccgtgtgtgtgtgtgtgtgtgtgtgtgtgtgtgtgcgtgcgtgcctgATTGCTCTAATTCCAAGTCCcgcaaaatttgcatgcaagctgaaatCAGCAGGTCATTGACCCCCTCTACCCATGCAGTTTAGCTCTGTACCCTGTAGAGGTAGAGCGGCACTAGGATGCTTGTCCCTCCAGCTGACTCCGCCTCTTCTGCAGCAGCTCCGCCCTCTTCTTCTGGTAGTCCTGCATACAGTCCTTGAAGCTCTTCACCTGCTCCTGGCACTTCCTCCAATCCTGATGCTCCGCCATGCACTCCTGCACAGCGTAATGAAAGGAGGTGCAGCCGGTCCGGCCTATCATCTGTTCCACggggtcctcctcatcctccggcTTCAAGGTGCGGTTGTGAGGCTGGGGGTCTGGAGCAGACATACTACCTGCAGAAGAGATAAAGGAACACATGCTAGGATGGTACTGTACAACAAGGCGGAGCTTTCTGTGCTGCATTTGGGTGGAGTTGCAAAACTCTGACTACTAAGCAACCACCTACTGCTTTCAGATATtagctcccatcatgctttgcaacgTAAAAGCACTAAGTCTGACACCACTGTGTACATTCAGGAATCATTCATTACTGGTGTCACTAGTCTAGAGGAATGGACCAGGGAACAGCTAAGATGTGGGGAAAACCTTGATGAAATTGTCATTTAGATATTTATAGGCCAAGAAACTtagtttggcccagtgcacaccgggcagatccgaaaatccgcgtggctaatgtatctctatgggctggtgcacactggcggtttgaggtttttagcaaaccgcaaacatgcctcttgctgcaaaccgccggtgtgcaccagcccatagagatacattagccacgcggatgctgaggcggatgcggccggcagatCGCATCAAGAtctgcccggtgtgcactgggactaaactctgtcatccgcacccaaaaccgctagcgttttgtggatctgctagcggttttggtgtgccccaggcctttcTGTTGACAACCACAGCTGTTCAATtcatattaaaggaaacctgaggtgaa from Hyperolius riggenbachi isolate aHypRig1 chromosome 2, aHypRig1.pri, whole genome shotgun sequence encodes the following:
- the COA4 gene encoding cytochrome c oxidase assembly factor 4 homolog, mitochondrial, with the protein product MSAPDPQPHNRTLKPEDEEDPVEQMIGRTGCTSFHYAVQECMAEHQDWRKCQEQVKSFKDCMQDYQKKRAELLQKRRSQLEGQAS